From the Quercus lobata isolate SW786 chromosome 6, ValleyOak3.0 Primary Assembly, whole genome shotgun sequence genome, one window contains:
- the LOC115995150 gene encoding major allergen Pru ar 1-like yields MAVLTLTDEFTSPVVPKRVFKALILDADNLMPKLMPQAIKSVETLEGNGGPGTIKKITFAEGSHIKYVKHRTDALDEEKLTYSYTLIEGDDLLDKIESISYEMKFEPTPGGGCKGTNVSKYHPKPGVQINEEEVKAGKEKAMAIYKGVEAYLLANPNVYA; encoded by the exons ATGGCTGTTCTCACTCTAACTGATGAGTTCACTAGCCCCGTTGTGCCGAAAAGGGTGTTCAAGGCCTTGATCCTTGATGCTGACAACCTCATGCCCAAGCTTATGCCTCAGGCCATTAAAAGTGTGGAAACACTTGAAGGCAATGGAGGGCCTGGAACCATCAAGAAGATTACCTTCGCTGAAG GTTCTCACATTAAGTACGTGAAGCATAGGACTGATGCACTGGATGAAGAGAAATTGACATACAGTTACACTTTGATAGAGGGTGATGATTTGTTGGACAAGATTGAATCAATTTCTTATGAAATGAAGTTTGAGCCCACTCCTGGTGGGGGATGCAAAGGAACAAATGTGAGCAAGTACCATCCTAAACCAGGAGTCCAGATCAATGAAGAGGAAGTCAAGGCAGGCAAGGAAAAGGCCATGGCTATTTACAAGGGTGTGGAAGCCTACCTCTTAGCCAATCCCAATGTGTATGCTTAG
- the LOC115949592 gene encoding major allergen Pru ar 1-like: MGVITYESEVSSPIPPARLFKAYVLDADNLIPKISPHTIKSTEIIEGNGGPGTIKKVTFHEGSHFKFLKHKIDAIDKENFTYNYSVIEGGPLSDKIEKISYETKLVASPDGGSIFKSTSKYYAKDDFEIKEEQIKAGKEKAAGLFKSVEGYLLANPDAYN; this comes from the exons ATGGGTGTTATCACTTATGAGTCTGAGGTTTCCTCACCAATCCCACCAGCTAGGTTGTTCAAGGCCTATGTTCTTGATGCTGACAACCTCATCCCCAAGATTTCACCACACACTATTAAGAGCACTGAAATTATTGAAGGAAATGGAGGCCCCGGAACCATTAAAAAGGTTACATTCCATGAAG GGAGCCATTTCAAATTCCTTAAGCACAAGATCGATGCCATAGACAAAGAGAACTTCACCTACAATTACAGTGTGATTGAAGGTGGACCTTTGTcagacaaaattgaaaaaatctcATACGAGACCAAGTTAGTGGCATCCCCTGATGGAGGATCCATCTTTAAGAGCACCAGCAAGTACTATGCCAAAGATGATTTTGAGATCAAGGAAGAGCAAATCAAGGCTGGTAAAGAAAAGGCTGCAGGATTGTTCAAGTCAGTTGAAGGCTACCTTTTGGCCAACCCTGATGCTTACAACTAA